One part of the Eucalyptus grandis isolate ANBG69807.140 chromosome 10, ASM1654582v1, whole genome shotgun sequence genome encodes these proteins:
- the LOC120288706 gene encoding probable carboxylesterase 120, giving the protein MPARVVLGEHGEGAARVVESSRRRVIDGAAEDNFRGSRKVTGVIINGRRRPCLLLLELLRELGRLQRSEFPIPFFAPTSRSSRKQNMAGRHPDLDPAPAVDALDYIKIVVNPDGTVTRGLDMPSTPADPDPDQPSAVRTKDVPLNPAHNTWARIYVPRPSPPPDQKLPLVVYYHGGGFVICSPADAMHHVFCSLMAVKLGAVVVSPSYRLAPEHRLPAAYDDAVEALRWVSTTEEEWLREGVDFSRCYLMGTSAGGNIAYHVGLRVCAAAADLEPLVIRGLILHHPFFGGSRRTESEVRLFNNQTLPVNVADKMWELSLPAGADRDHEYCNPTGGERSEEWERMKKLGWRVVVVAGSGDPLIDRQRELAAKLEAKGVEVVGLFGGEGDYHGVEIIEPAKAEPLFEKLKSNI; this is encoded by the exons ATGCCTGCTCGGGTCGTCCTTGGGGAGCACGGCGAAGGGGCGGCTAGGGTAGTTGAATCTTCGAGGCGGCGCGTGATTGATGGTGCGGCCGAGGACAACTTTCGAGGTTCGAGGAAAGTCACGGGCGTAATCATCAACGGTCGCAGGCGGCCGTGTTTACTTTTGCTTGAG CTACTGAGAGAACTCGGACGGCTGCAAAGAAGCGAGTTCCCCATTCCTTTCTTCGCTCCCACCTCGAGATCGAGCAGAAAGCAAAACATGGCCGGCCGGCATCCGGATCTCGATCCAGCTCCAGCCGTCGATGCCCTTGACTACATCAAAATCGTCGTCAACCCCGACGGCACGGTCACGCGCGGCCTCGACATGCCGAGTACCCCCGCCGACCCCGATCCCGACCAGCCCTCCGCCGTCCGCACCAAGGACGTCCCGCTCAACCCGGCCCACAACACTTGGGCCCGGATCTACGTGCCTCGCCCCTCGCCCCCGCCCGACCAGAAGCTGCCGCTCGTCGTGTATTACCATGGCGGTGGTTTCGTCATTTGCTCCCCGGCCGACGCGATGCACCACGTTTTCTGCTCCCTCATGGCGGTCAAGTTAGGCGCCGTCGTCGTCTCCCCAAGCTACCGCCTCGCTCCGGAGCACCGCCTCCCCGCAGCCTACGACGACGCCGTGGAGGCCCTCCGCTGGGTCAGCACCACCGAGGAGGAGTGGCTTCGCGAGGGCGTTGACTTCTCGCGGTGCTACCTGATGGGCACGAGCGCCGGGGGGAATATCGCGTACCACGTGGGCCTGCGCGTGTGCGCCGCTGCGGCCGATCTGGAGCCTCTGGTGATCAGAGGGCTGATCTTGCACCACCCCTTCTTCGGCGGGTCCCGGAGGACCGAGTCGGAAGTGAGGCTGTTCAACAACCAAACCCTGCCGGTGAACGTGGCGGACAAGATGTGGGAGCTGTCGCTGCCGGCTGGCGCCGACCGGGACCACGAGTATTGCAACCCGACGGGTGGGGAGAGATCGGAGGAGTGGGAGAGGATGAAAAAGCTGGGGTggcgggtggtggtggtggctggcAGTGGAGACCCGTTGATAGATCGGCAGAGGGAGTTGGCGGCGAAGCTGGAGGCGAAGGGCGTGGAAGTGGTGGGCCTTTTCGGTGGTGAAGGCGATTATCATGGAGTGGAGATAATCGAACCGGCTAA
- the LOC104421765 gene encoding ACT domain-containing protein ACR10 — MGILHAYEDAVQISESEKAKGTTVITVSCPDKTGLGCDLCRVILLFGLSITRGDMSTDGKWCYIKFWVGGKPTASWSLLKKRLLEVCPSYISMSGIEYYRSEMDQPKPHDVFLLKFWCSSDRKGLLHDVTRVLCELELTIKRVKVSTAPDGRVMDLFFVTDSRALLHTQQRQEETIRCLRDVLGASILSCEIGMVGPEVTACSQKSLFLPSAVTEDMFSLELSSENPTGSLFSNPLSTIMDNSLSRSHTLVQILCQDHKGLIYDIMRTLKDYNIQVSYGRFCTKAKGNCEVELFIMQADGNKIADPNKKNALCSRLRMELWRPLRVAVVNRGPDTELLVANPVELSGRGRPLVFHDITLALETLDTRIFSVEIGRHMVCNREWEVYRILIDEADSLRVPGKKIEEGVRNKLMGWE; from the exons atgGGGATCTTGCATGCGTATGAGGATGCAGTTCAGATCAGCGAGTCGGAGAAGGCGAAGGGCACGACCGTGATCACTGTGAGCTGTCCCGACAAGACTGGGCTGGGATGTGATCTGTGCAGGGTCATCTTGCTCTTTGGGTTGAGCATTACCAGAGGAG ATATGTCAACGGATGGGAAGTGGTGCTACATTAAGTTTTGGGTGGGGGGGAAGCCAACAGCAAGTTGGAGTTTGTTGAAGAAGAGGCTGTTGGAGGTGTGCCCTTCGTATATTTCTATGTCGGGAATCGAGTATTACAGATCAGAGATGGATCAGCCCAAGCCACATGATGTCTTCCTCTTGAAATTCTGGTGCTCTAGTGACCGGAAAGGTCTATTACATG ATGTAACAAGGGTCCTCTGTGAGTTGGAGCTAACAATAAAGAGAGTGAAGGTGTCCACTGCTCCAGATGGGAGGGTGATGGACCTCTTCTTTGTGACAGACTCCAG AGCACTTCTTCATACTCAGCAGAGACAGGAGGAAACGATACGTTGTCTCAGAGATGTACTAGGGGCCTCCATTCTTAGTTGTGAGATTGGAATGGTTGGCCCTGAAGTCACTGCCTGTTCACAGAAATCATTGTTTCTGCCATCTGCAGTTACTGAAGACATGTTCAGCTTAGAACTATCGAGTGAAAACCCAACCGGCTCTCTTTTCTCTAACCCCCTATCTACAATCATGGACAACTCCCTTAGCCGCTCGCACACGCTTGTTCAGATCCTTTGTCAGGACCATAAAGGCCTAATCTATGATATTATGAGAACATTGAAGGATTATAACATCCAG GTTTCTTACGGAAGGTTCTGTACGAAAGCCAAAGGGAACTGCGAGGTGGAATTGTTCATCATGCAAGCAGATGGGAATAAGATAGCTGATCCTAACAAAAAGAATGCATTATGTTCTCGTCTTAGAATGGAGCTCTGGCGCCCTCTTAGAGTAGCTGTCGTGAACCGTGGTCCAGACACCGAGCTGCTAGTCGCTAATCCCGTTGAATTGTCCGGAAGGGGTCGACCGCTCGTGTTTCACGACATTACGCTGGCTCTAGAGACTCTCGATACTCGGATCTTTTCG GTCGAAATCGGGAGACACATGGTATGCAACCGGGAGTGGGAAGTGTACAGAATCTTGATTGACGAAGCCGATAGCTTGCGCGTGCCCGGAAAGAAGATTGAGGAAGGCGTGAGGAACAAATTGATGGGGTGGGAGTAG
- the LOC104423542 gene encoding probable cysteine protease RD19D codes for MSLLQPNPPPSRAIAVIALALSFTLCSSSPAIFQVTEHNPLLTTERRFHIFMRKYGKSYSTREEYARRLGIFAGNLVRAAEHQALDPTAVHGVTPFSDLSPEEFEMLYTGVRGGGGSLGSSSNGVASAVATEEEVNGLPESFDWREKGAVTEVKMQGVCGSCWAFSTTGAVEGANFIATGKLLNLSEQQLVDCDSTCDLSDKTACDSGCHGGLMTNAYRYLIEAGGLEEESSYPYTGKRGECKFESDKIAVRVVNFTTIPVDEDQIAAHLVKHGPLAVGLNAVFMQTYIGGVSCPIICGKRWVNHGVLLVGYGAKGFSIIRLGNRPYWIIKNSWGKRWGEHGYYRLCRGQGMCGMNTMVSAVVTRAF; via the exons ATGTCGCTGCTCCAACCCAACCCACCTCCATCTCGCGCCATCGCCGTCATCGCGCTGGCACTCTCATTCACACTCTGCTCGTCGTCGCCGGCTATCTTCCAGGTCACGGAGCACAACCCTCTCCTCACCACCGAGCGCAGGTTCCATATCTTCATGCGCAAGTACGGCAAGAGCTACTCCACCCGGGAGGAGTACGCGCGCCGCCTCGGTATCTTCGCGGGGAACCTGGTACGGGCCGCCGAGCACCAGGCCCTTGACCCCACGGCTGTCCACGGCGTCACCCCCTTCTCCGACCTCTCTCCCGAGGAGTTTGAGATGCTCTACACCGGCGTCAGGGGTGGCGGAGGTAGCCTGGGGTCCTCCTCGAACGGCGTCGCCTCGGCAGTGGCGACGGAGGAGGAGGTGAATGGATTGCCGGAGAGCTTCGACTGGCGAGAGAAGGGGGCTGTCACTGAGGTCAAAATGCAA GGTGTGTGTGGTTCATGCTGGGCCTTCAGCACTACAGGAGCTGTCGAAGGAGCCAACTTCATCGCCACCGGGAAGCTTCTCAATCTTAGCGAGCAGCAGCTCGTCGACTGCGATAGCACG TGCGATTTGTCGGACAAGACGGCGTGCGACAGTGGCTGCCACGGAGGTCTTATGACGAACGCATACAGGTACTTGATTGAGGCAGGTGGGCTGGAAGAGGAGAGCTCGTATCCTTACACTGGGAAACGCGGGGAGTGCAAGTTTGAATCGGATAAGATAGCCGTCCGGGTGGTGAATTTTACCACCATCCCCGTCGACGAGGACCAGATAGCAGCGCATTTGGTTAAGCATGGTCCCCTTGCAG TGGGGCTGAACGCGGTCTTCATGCAAACCTATATCGGGGGCGTCTCGTGCCCAATCATCTGCGGCAAGAGATGGGTCAACCACGGGGTGCTCCTTGTCGGCTACGGGGCGAAGGGGTTCTCCATCATCAGGCTCGGCAACAGGCCGTATTGGATCATAAAGAACTCGTGGGGGAAGCGCTGGGGAGAGCACGGGTACTACCGGCTTTGCCGCGGCCAGGGCATGTGCGGGATGAACACCATGGTTTCTGCTGTTGTGACCCGAGCATTCTAG
- the LOC104423544 gene encoding uncharacterized protein LOC104423544 yields MDVGKPLDEEQVGEKKYFQKVLDDIVSLNSLFTVAVFIGLSFAQPGQVQSLEDDPRCHPDPKIRKRLVAYEIASFSCFIFAGFLAKTVKVFLYTSENHDAIRRKQKGYREKEEPHRKLKSLVGFFLSIYGTMIGCLLLLLAMVDVIQIKLGRLSCHSKFAVTTVCVMVGTIGLSLLIFFFTVTYGVKIAHDARKIMKKEKEGSVRSAVEKV; encoded by the exons ATGGATGTCGg CAAACCACTAGATGAAGAGCAAGTGGGCGAGAAGAAGTACTTCCAGAAGGTGCTTGACGACATCGTAAGCCTCAACTCCCTCTTCACTGTCGCCGTCTTCATCGGCCTCTCTTTCGCCCAGCCGGGCCAAGTTCAGAGCCTCGAGGATGACCCCCGCTGCCACCCGGACCCCAAAATACGCAAGCGGCTCGTGGCCTATGAGATCGCTTCCTTCAGCTGCTTCATCTTTGCCGGCTTCCTCGCCAAGACCGTTAAGGTCTTCCTCTACACCTCTGAGAATCACGATGCCATACGCAGGAAACAGAAGGGATACCGGGAGAAGGAGGAGCCGCACCGCAAGTTAAAGAGCCTCGTCGGGTTCTTTTTGTCAATCTATGGGACCATGATTGGGTGCTTGCTGCTGCTCCTGGCCATGGTCGACGTCATCCAGATCAAGCTTGGCCGGCTCTCATGTCACAGCAAGTTCGCGGTCACCACTGTCTGCGTCATGGTCGGCACCATCGGCCTTAGCCTgctgatcttcttcttcacagtGACCTACGGCGTGAAAATCGCCCACGACGccagaaaaattatgaaaaaagaaaaggagggctCCGTCCGGTCGGCGGTTGAGAAGGTGTGA
- the LOC104423545 gene encoding uncharacterized protein LOC104423545 yields the protein MADSKNSELTGEESEEERVDERKYFQKVLDDVVSLNSLFTVAVFVGLSFAQPGKVQSLEDDNTCHSDTKMRKRLVAFEIASFSCFVFSGFLAKTVKIYLYIYKKHDDLPDSAKKNPQRQWKSLVGFYLSIYGTIAGCLLLLLAMVNVVQIKLGRLSCNGDFTVSTVSVMVGTIGLSLLIYFTAVTYGLLFTGKNALYQGKAAETSKGVPVEVRKV from the exons ATGGCTGACAg CAAGAACAGCGAATTAACTGGAgaagaaagtgaagaggaacGAGTGGACGAGAGGAAGTACTTCCAGAAGGTGCTTGACGACGTCGTGAGCCTCAACTCCCTCTTCACTGTTGCCGTCTTCGTCGGCCTCTCCTTCGCCCAGCCGGGCAAAGTTCAGAGCCTCGAGGATGACAACACTTGCCACTCGGACACCAAGATGCGTAAGCGGCTCGTGGCCTTTGAGATTGCCTCCTTCAGCTGCTTCGTCTTCTCCGGCTTCCTTGCCAAGACCGTCAAGATCTACCTCTACATCTACAAGAAGCACGACGACTTACCTGACAGCGCCAAGAAGAACCCACAACGCCAGTGGAAGAGCCTCGTTGGGTTTTATTTGTCAATCTACGGGACCATAGCCGGTTGCCTGCTGCTGCTCCTGGCCATGGTCAACGTGGTCCAGATCAAGCTCGGCCGGCTCTCGTGCAACGGCGATTTCACAGTCAGCACTGTTTCTGTCATGGTCGGCACCATTGGCCTCAGCCTGCTGATCTACTTCACTGCAGTGACCTACGGCCTGTTGTTCACCGGCAAGAACGCGCTGTACCAAGGCAAGGCGGCAGAGACCAGCAAGGGCGTTCCCGTCGAGGTTAGGAAGGTGTGA